In one window of Chitinophagales bacterium DNA:
- a CDS encoding tetratricopeptide repeat protein gives MKIAYPFTTLMLLLMFQTAVAQQDLNALKQQLNSASNETTLLQTIDRLNSILARNKPRDFLDILKPLRERADLKANKLVQEEVLHQYGVCYTNLRKYDSAVWFFRRALELNQATNNLLQRGIIHHDLGYAYYEQNVYDSTMLYYYKALEEKKQAGNSLSAAVTLNGLGLVQRMRNNISSSREYYTEALSIYEKAGDRRMLSVMMNIATLYNLQKRYDSATAVFNRVYQLAEGYKDPNLMFSAKVNIALGLNYQYKYAEALPVFLELSKDPRVKQIEDLNNAVLYGLGQAYYGTKDYAKAIPILQQCLTLRFKNTKFQTLAAITNLLYMAEKEQGHYEQALVYYEQLKGYSDSLMNNSRTAMLEELDAKYKATQKEQQIALLNKENQLKEIDLQRQRNEVLLLAAKSQQREQELILLNKDNELKDLSIKEQQKTLLLSQAQNKQSTQELLLLKQQAKLKDLEIRDNKKQKLLYTLGIALTTLLAGGAFYLYSNKQKTNEQLAEKNAIISKALNEKETLLKEIHHRVKNNLQVISSLLKLQSKSISDNAALEALKEGSNRVRSMALIHQNLYTDENLVSVDVKDYIEKLSESLFHSYNIEPGKIELITEVDPIKLDVDTIIPLGLILNELITNALKYAFPEGTAQGKIGVILKENTRGLLLEVQDNGKGLPAGFQPETASSMGFQLIRSFAAKLKAELNIVNEQGTKVQMLIAKA, from the coding sequence ATGAAAATCGCTTACCCCTTTACAACCCTGATGCTCTTGCTGATGTTTCAAACTGCTGTTGCTCAGCAGGATTTGAATGCGTTGAAGCAGCAGTTGAATAGCGCATCCAATGAAACTACCCTCTTACAAACGATAGACCGACTTAATAGCATTCTTGCAAGAAATAAACCAAGAGATTTTTTAGATATACTAAAACCATTGCGGGAGCGTGCAGATCTTAAAGCGAATAAACTTGTACAGGAAGAGGTATTGCATCAATATGGCGTTTGCTATACCAATCTGCGTAAATATGATAGTGCTGTATGGTTTTTTCGAAGAGCATTAGAACTGAATCAGGCTACCAACAACTTACTGCAACGAGGCATCATCCATCACGACCTGGGATACGCTTATTATGAGCAGAATGTGTACGATAGTACCATGTTATACTATTATAAAGCCTTGGAAGAAAAAAAGCAGGCAGGTAATAGCTTATCTGCTGCAGTTACTTTAAATGGCCTAGGGTTGGTGCAAAGAATGCGCAACAATATCAGCTCCTCCAGAGAATATTATACAGAAGCATTGAGTATTTATGAAAAAGCCGGTGATCGCCGTATGCTCTCTGTGATGATGAATATTGCTACTTTGTACAATCTACAAAAGCGCTACGATAGTGCAACAGCTGTTTTCAACAGGGTATATCAACTGGCTGAGGGATATAAGGATCCCAATCTCATGTTTTCAGCCAAGGTCAATATTGCATTGGGCTTAAACTACCAATACAAGTATGCAGAAGCTTTGCCTGTTTTTCTGGAACTTTCCAAAGACCCGAGGGTAAAGCAAATCGAAGATTTAAATAATGCAGTACTCTATGGTTTAGGTCAGGCCTACTACGGCACAAAAGATTATGCCAAAGCCATTCCAATTCTCCAGCAATGCCTCACGCTGCGTTTCAAGAATACAAAGTTTCAAACACTAGCTGCTATTACCAATCTGTTGTATATGGCAGAAAAAGAACAGGGGCATTATGAGCAGGCGTTGGTGTATTATGAACAATTGAAAGGCTATAGCGACTCTTTGATGAATAATAGCCGTACGGCGATGCTGGAAGAGTTGGATGCGAAATACAAAGCAACACAGAAGGAACAGCAAATTGCTTTATTGAATAAAGAGAATCAGCTGAAAGAGATTGATCTGCAAAGACAGCGAAATGAAGTGCTGTTGCTTGCGGCTAAATCTCAGCAAAGAGAACAGGAATTGATTTTGTTGAATAAAGACAATGAGTTAAAGGATCTGTCTATTAAAGAGCAGCAAAAAACCTTATTGCTCTCTCAGGCACAAAACAAACAGTCTACTCAAGAACTGTTGTTATTAAAGCAACAAGCCAAATTAAAAGATCTTGAAATCAGGGATAATAAGAAGCAAAAGCTGCTGTACACACTTGGTATTGCTTTAACAACGCTATTGGCGGGTGGTGCTTTTTATTTATACAGTAATAAGCAAAAGACCAATGAGCAGTTGGCTGAGAAAAATGCCATTATCTCCAAAGCCTTGAATGAAAAAGAAACCCTGCTGAAAGAAATTCACCATCGGGTTAAGAATAACCTGCAGGTCATTAGTAGTTTACTAAAGCTGCAAAGCAAAAGCATCAGCGATAATGCAGCATTGGAAGCACTGAAAGAAGGCAGTAATCGGGTGAGAAGTATGGCGTTGATTCACCAGAACTTATATACAGATGAAAACCTGGTGAGTGTAGATGTTAAAGACTACATCGAAAAACTATCTGAAAGCTTGTTTCATTCTTATAATATAGAACCGGGAAAAATAGAACTGATAACAGAAGTGGATCCTATCAAGTTGGATGTGGATACCATTATCCCACTTGGACTGATTCTAAATGAGCTGATCACAAATGCATTGAAATATGCATTTCCTGAAGGAACAGCGCAGGGAAAGATTGGTGTTATACTTAAGGAAAACACAAGAGGGCTGCTTCTTGAAGTGCAGGATAATGGCAAAGGGCTTCCGGCAGGTTTTCAGCCGGAAACTGCATCTTCCATGGGCTTTCAACTCATACGATCTTTTGCGGCTAAACTGAAGGCAGAGTTGAATATTGTTAACGAACAAGGCACCAAGGTGCAAATGTTGATAGCAAAAGCATGA